A window of the Hordeum vulgare subsp. vulgare chromosome 5H, MorexV3_pseudomolecules_assembly, whole genome shotgun sequence genome harbors these coding sequences:
- the LOC123395381 gene encoding pentatricopeptide repeat-containing protein At2g13600-like, translating into MRRLPPTVAVHLQPCLTPAATPPATAASVNVATVLHLIERAISLGDVRYLGRAAHALLLKTALNHHTLLSNRLIELYAMLNSPAASRTAFEDLPYRNAHSYNNLLAALSRGSATLPDALHLLDAMPASSRNVVSYNTIISALARNGRQGEALRVFARLARDRCLGPEVALDRFAVVSVASACAGMGALRPLREMHGAVVVSGVEVTVIMANAMVDAYSKAGRMEDARTLFNQMSIQDTVSWTSMIAGYCRAKRLDEAIRVFHMMPEQDTIAWTALISGHEQNGEEDAALDLFQQMLVEGMAPTPFALVSSLGACAKLGLVTRGREVHGFILRRRIGLDPFNIFIHNALIDMYSKCGDMATAMLVFARMSERDFISWNSMVTGFSHNGQGKQSLAMFKRMLDAEVQPTYVTFLAVLTACSHAGLVTDGRRILESMQYHGVEPRAEHYASFIDALGRNHQLEEASEFIKGLSSRIGPGTTGSWGALLGACRVHGNTEIAEKVAESLFQLEPGNSGRYVMLSNIYAAAGQWDDARRIRAIMKEKGLRKDQACSWIEVRSAKHMFVADDTSHCEANEIYGMLDRLFDYMRVVVDPVEDQLALCSECHSFPKNQQNMIAIRSMPGDVHALPSASLKCQCSSS; encoded by the coding sequence ATGCGCCGTCTCCCGCCGACGGTCGCCGTCCACCTGCAGCCATGCCTCACGCCGGCGGCTACTCCACCCGCCACCGCTGCCAGCGTCAACGTTGCTACGGTGCTCCACCTCATCGAGCGCGCCATATCCTTGGGCGACGTCCGCTACCTCGGCCGTGCCGCGCACGCACTCCTCCTAAAGACGGCGCTCAACCATCACACCCTCCTCTCCAACCGCCTCATCGAGCTCTATGCCATGCTAAACTCCCCCGCGGCCTCCCGCACAGCCTTCGAAGACCTCCCGTACAGGAATGCCCATTCCTACAACAACCTCCTGGCCGCGCTTTCACGCGGCTCCGCCACCCTCCCTGACGCCCTCCACCTGCTCGACGCGATGCCTGCCTCCTCTCGCAACGTCGTATCCTACAACACCATCATCTCGGCCCTCGCGCGGAATGGCCGGCAGGGGGAAGCGCTCCGCGTGTTCGCCCGGTTGGCCAGGGACAGGTGCCTGGGGCCAGAGGTGGCCCTCGACCGTTTTGCAGTGGTCAGCGTGGCGAGCGCATGCGCTGGGATGGGAGCCCTGAGGCCACTCCGAGAGATGCACGGCGCAGTAGTGGTTTCGGGGGTGGAGGTGACGGTCATTATGGCCAATGCAATGGTAGATGCCTACAGCAAGGCTGGGAGGATGGAGGACGCCAGGACGTTGTTCAACCAGATGAGCATCCAGGACACGGTCTCTTGGACATCGATGATTGCAGGGTACTGCCGTGCCAAGAGGCTCGATGAGGCAATCCGTGTATTTCATATGATGCCGGAGCAGGACACAATTGCATGGACGGCACTCATCTCTGGGCACGAGCAGAATGGTGAGGAGGATGCCGCTCTGGATCTTTTTCAACAGATGCTGGTCGAGGGGATGGCACCAACACCGTTCGCTCTGGTGTCATCTCTTGGTGCATGCGCCAAGCTCGGGCTTGTTACTCGAGGAAGGGAAGTGCATGGTTTCATCTTGCGCCGCCGCATCGGTTTAGaccctttcaacattttcatccaCAATGCCCTCATTGACATGTACTCCAAGTGTGGTGACATGGCGACTGCCATGTTAGTGTTTGCACGGATGTCTGAAAGGGACTTCATCTCCTGGAACTCCATGGTGACAGGGTTCTCGCACAATGGCCAGGGGAAGCAGTCACTTGCCATGTTCAAAAGGATGCTTGATGCTGAAGTGCAGCCAACCTATGTTACTTTTCTTGCTGTCCTAACAGCTTGCAGTCATGCCGGTCTAGTCACTGATGGCCGTCGGATTCTTGAATCAATGCAGTACCATGGTGTTGAACCAAGGGCTGAACACTATGCCTCCTTCATAGATGCTCTTGGTCGGAACCATCAGCTGGAAGAAGCAAGCGAGTTCATCAAAGGTTTGTCATCCAGGATTGGTCCAGGTACAACTGGGTCGTGGGGGGCGCTTCTTGGCGCATGCCGTGTTCACGGCAATACTGAGATTGCAGAGAAAGTGGCGGAGTCCCTCTTCCAGCTGGAGCCTGGGAACAGCGGTCGGTATGTCATGCTGTCAAACATTTACGCAGCAGCAGGTCAGTGGGATGATGCCCGCCGTATTAGGGCAATTATGAAGGAGAAGGGTCTGAGGAAGGACCAAGCTTGCAGTTGGATCGAGGTGCGGAGCGCGAAGCACATGTTTGTTGCTGATGACACATCTCACTGTGAGGCGAATGAGATATATGGGATGCTGGACAGACTTTTTGATTATATGCGTGTTGTAGTGGATCCTGTTGAAGACCAGCTTGCGCTGTGCTCAGAGTGTCATTCCTTCCCAAAGAATCAGCAGAACATGATTGCTATACGAAGCATGCCAGGAGACGTTCACGCTCTGCCTTCAGCATCCTTGAAATGTCAGTGTTCCAGTTCCTaa
- the LOC123396028 gene encoding uncharacterized protein LOC123396028 codes for MGNCLVIQGRKEIKVMSVVDGENLKALPPPLSKGAPARVSSSDADAALRAQKQHLDVRVGNMGQLHRLFPSDVKLPSPAADPGAVMRVKLVISKQELRRMLGKDDQAVSLEDMVALMRRGSEDQQQEEIGCCRGWRPALHSIPEGSGELFY; via the coding sequence ATGGGAAACTGCCTGGTGATCCAAGGAAGAAAGGAGATCAAGGTGATGAGCGTCGTCGACGGCGAGAACCTCAAGGCGCTCCCGCCACCCCTCTCTAAGGGCGCCCCCGCACGCGTCTCCAGCTCCGATGCCGACGCCGCACTCCGGGCGCAGAAGCAACACCTCGACGTCCGGGTGGGCAACATGGGGCAGCTGCATCGCTTGTTCCCCTCCGATGTGAAGTTGCCTTCCCCCGCCGCTGACCCTGGCGCCGTCATGAGGGTGAAGCTGGTCATCAGCAAGCAGGAGCTCAGGAGGATGCTGGGCAAGGACGACCAGGCCGTCTCCCTGGAGGACATGGTGGCTCTCATGCGAAGAGGATCAGAAGATCAGCAGCAGGAGGAGATCGGTTGCTGTAGAGGGTGGCGGCCTGCCTTGCATAGCATACCTGAAGGCAGCGGTGAATTATTCTATTAG